Genomic DNA from Candidatus Saccharibacteria bacterium:
GCCACGGCAATGTTTTTGGCCTCGATCTCATTGGTCAAGTTGGCGTACTGCTTTATTAGGGCCAAGAAATAGTCTGGTGCTTGCATGTTTTATCCTAAATATTTTGGCCAATCATACCACGCGCCAAAGTGTTTAGCTAGCTTAACTATTTTTCGAAATTTTGCTTTAAGGTTGCAACTCGATTTTTGGCAGTTTGCAGATAACTCTTTAATTCTTTTGCCAGTTCGGTGCCACGTTCAAACCTAGCAATGGCTCTTGCTAGGTCAACCTCACTGCTCTCTAGATAGTCGGTTATCTCCTCTAGCTCCTTCAGGCTATCACTAAAATTAAAGTTTGCCCCGGTGTCTTTTTTTGTGCTCATCGTTTCTTCTTTCGCCCTTCAGCTGCTTGTTGGTTCGACGCAGGCTCACCTTTCCTTGGTGCAATTGTAGCACAATTGTATCTGTAGCCGAAACTTGATCAGCAGAATGCACAACATGCGAGCCGACAGTAGCAATACTGTAGCCACGAGCTAATATTGCTTTGGGATCTAAGCTTTGTAGCAACCTACATATTGAGGCTAGCTTGAATTCTTTCTCAGCCAAAATGTTTTCTAGTGCCGTCTGCAGCTTGTTAATTTTCTGTTCGACCGTTTGTGAAATTTCTATAAAATTATTTCTAAATGCGAGTTCAAATTTGTCTATGCCATAGAAGCACTGTTCGATTTTGCTAATAATCTGGTGCGACATAACATATACCGAATCAGTTAGAGTGTCTATTACAGCATTCTTGTCGGGCACTAACCGCCTAGCCGCATCACTAGGTGTGGCAGCTCTTAAATCGGCAGCCAGCTCGGCCAAACTCACATCGTCTTCGTGGCCTATAGCAATTAGTGTAGGTACTTTGGATCCAAACACCGCCCTTACAACCGACTCTGTATTAAAAGCCTGGAGGTCCTCGGCGCTGCCACCACCGCGAATAATCACCAGTACATCAAACTTAGCCGAACGAGCACTAAAGTACTCAATCGCCCGGGCAATTTGATCCGGCGCCTCGGCGCCTTGCACTTGAACTTGGGCATGAATAACCTCTAACCCAGCCCAACGATCGTCTAAAATTGTCACAAAATCATTAAAAGCTGCAGCCTGTCTGGAGGTTATTAAGCCAATCCGTCTCGGATGGCTGGGCAATGCCCGCTTTCTCTCGATCGCAAACAAACCCTCGCGTGTAAATTCAGCCTTCAAAAGTTCAAAAGCCTTCTTTACGGCGCCCTCGCCAGATAATTCAAGTGATTTTACGGTTAAACTAAACTTTCCCCATTTAGTTAATCTGGGTGCACACCTAATTTTAACTAGCATGCCGTCTTCTACCTTGGTTTTAAGCTGAAAGATTGGCATAAAACAACTAATGACCGAGTCGTCGTCTTTTAGATCAAAAAACACCCACTTCTTCTGACTAATTTTGAAGCTTGCAACCTCGCCCTCAATCATTATCTCAGGGTAAGCAAACTGCAAAGTC
This window encodes:
- the xseA gene encoding exodeoxyribonuclease VII large subunit; this encodes METEVLTVSEFNAILNQTLQFAYPEIMIEGEVASFKISQKKWVFFDLKDDDSVISCFMPIFQLKTKVEDGMLVKIRCAPRLTKWGKFSLTVKSLELSGEGAVKKAFELLKAEFTREGLFAIERKRALPSHPRRIGLITSRQAAAFNDFVTILDDRWAGLEVIHAQVQVQGAEAPDQIARAIEYFSARSAKFDVLVIIRGGGSAEDLQAFNTESVVRAVFGSKVPTLIAIGHEDDVSLAELAADLRAATPSDAARRLVPDKNAVIDTLTDSVYVMSHQIISKIEQCFYGIDKFELAFRNNFIEISQTVEQKINKLQTALENILAEKEFKLASICRLLQSLDPKAILARGYSIATVGSHVVHSADQVSATDTIVLQLHQGKVSLRRTNKQLKGERRNDEHKKRHRGKL
- the xseB gene encoding exodeoxyribonuclease VII small subunit, translating into MSTKKDTGANFNFSDSLKELEEITDYLESSEVDLARAIARFERGTELAKELKSYLQTAKNRVATLKQNFEK